A window from Brachyhypopomus gauderio isolate BG-103 chromosome 6, BGAUD_0.2, whole genome shotgun sequence encodes these proteins:
- the LOC143517441 gene encoding vascular cell adhesion protein 1, translating to MLRTSYLHPPPPPQHHQPQPSLLVFWVRRTMLHLIVLLLITLIDGEAADMVSISVVGHTGPVIEGAWYELRCDIQNVAPVHLLTVTWYKGSTLLTSESFNHTNPLMIKSTTHWIRPTLSDDGTDYRCVAELRQDPAGSQSTSTVMSNRLILTVECNCPVVLQPPAVVVEYGDSVSVNCSYSQYHIGLGWEASQGPVDLTKDVQFITWSVPSLKHWDIRPLCYININEQGQQERMYLPVIIYKTPDSVSIGFMNHTGPVTEGRQYKLQCDIQNVAPVQRLTVKWYKGQTLLTETFFNDSTKTPVDQSATLQISPSRDDDGAEYWCEAELRLGPVGPQPPSTLKSDPLRTTVYYGPEVSNCPEVLWLYEGESLQDYCSVTGNPLPEPRWLRAGLTFDPTRPLSRIENGHKFTMYADADTQHQLTVFVMYGPEISCRNSITVPENEELDPNCTVAGFPQPELMWLKEGDIVVFPQIMQRTDAGTYVLAASNNSTANHTLEIEVQYPPADIMELNDQSVTEGSWVFLKCFSSARPRPEYEWIYHPEPNVRNMSEDGVSMLIINGASGRNIGTYTCIAHNSLGETRRSVRVDVEEAAGMVSISVVGHTGPVIEGVWYELRCDIQNVTPVHLLTVTWYKGSTLLMSESFNHINPLMIKSTTHWIRPTLSDDGADYRCVAKLRQDPAGSQSTSTVMSNRLILTVKCNCPVVLQPPAVVVEYGDPVSVNCSYSQDHIGLGWEASQGPVDLTKDVQFITWSMPSLVHWDIRPLCYININEQGQQDRMHLPVIIYKTPDSVSISFMNHTGPVTEDRQYKLQCDIQNVAPVQRLTVKWYKGQTLLTETFFNDSTKTPVDQSATLQISPSRDDDGAEYWCEAELRLGPVGPQPPPTLKSDPLKFTVYYAPEIVSDIVNLVVVSILRDLSLTCSANGNPEPDVEWRFKNQTIAAGRRHSTLKISRVTSAHAGLYTCTATNPIQSQTWEVVVKEDYSILHICILVILIICFICICVFILWLRKKKRTGKYDIKRKHEGIKMLLINN from the exons ATGTTGAGGACCAGTtatctccaccctcctcctccacctcaacaccaccaaccaCAGCCATCATTGCTTGTCTTCTGGGTAAGGAGAACCATGCTCCACCTGATCGTCCTGCTGCTGATTACACTCATAGATGGCG AAGCTGCAGACATGGTGTCCATCAGTGTTGTGGGACACACAGGACCAGTGATTGAGGGCGCGTGGTATGAGCTCCGGTGTGACATTCAGAATGTCGCTCCTGTTCACCTCCTCACTGTGACGTGGTACAAAGGATCCACTCTGCTGACGTCTGAATCATTTAATCACACCAACCCTTTAATGATCAAGTCTACCACACACTGGATCCGTCCCACCTTATCTGATGATGGAACTGATTACCGGTGTGTGGCGGAGCTCAGACAGGATCCAGCAGGATCTCAGTCTACATCTACTGTGATGTCAAATAGACTTATTCTTACAGTAGAGT GTAACTGTCCTGTTGTTCTTCAGCCTCCCGCCGTGGTGGTGGAATACGGAGACTCCGTCTCGGTGAACTGCTCCTATTCCCAATACCACATTGGGTTAGGCTGGGAGGCGTCTCAGGGACCTGTAGACTTAACGAAAGATGTCCAGTTCATCACCTGGAGCGTGCCCAGTCTCAAGCATTGGGACATACGGCCATTGTGCTACATTAACATAAATGAACAAGGACAGCAGGAGAGGATGTATCTCCCAGTTATAATATATA AAACTCCAGACAGTGTGTCCATCGGCTTCATGAACCACACAGGCCCAGTGACGGAGGGCAGACAGTACAAACTCCAGTGTGACATTCAGAATGTTGCCCCAGTTCAGCGCCTCACTGTGAAGTGGTACAAAGGACAAACTCTACTGACAGAAACGTTCTTTAATGACTCCACCAAGACTCCAGTGGACCAGTCTGCTACACTCCAGATTTCCCCCAGCAGAGATGATGATGGAGCTGAGTACTGGTGTGAGGCAGAGCTCAGACTGGGACCAGTAGGACCTCAGCCTCCTTCTACACTGAAATCAGATCCTCTCAGAACTACTGTGTATT ATGGTCCTGAGGTTTCCAACTGTCCTGAGGTCTTGTGGCTGTATGAGGGAGAAAGCCTACAGGACTACTGCAGTGTCACAGGAAATCCTCTGCCTGAGCCTAGGTGGCTGAGGGCGgggctgacctttgaccccaccCGCCCACTCAGTAGAATTGAAAATGGACATAAATTCACCATGTACGCTGATGCAGACACTCAGCACCAGCTGACGGTGTTTGTGATGT ATGGACCAGAGATTTCATGTAGAAACAGCATCACAGTCCCAGAGAATGAGGAGTTGGACCCCAACTGCACGGTTGCAGGTTTTCCACAACCTGAACTGATGTGGCTAAAAGAGGGAGACATAGTGGTTTTCCCACAAATAATGCAAAGGACTGATGCAGGGACATACGTCCTAGCAGCAAGCAACAACTCCACAGCCAACCACACGCTGGAGATCGAGGTGCAGT ACCCTCCTGCAGACATTATGGAGCTGAATGATCAGTCAGTAACTGAGGGGTCCTGGGTGTTTCTGAAGTGTTTTTCCTCGGCCAGACCTCGGCCAGAGTATGAATGGATCTACCACCCAGAACCCAACGTGAGGAACATGAGTGAAGACGGAGTGTCCATGCTGATCATAAACGGTGCCAGTGGACGTAATATtggcacatacacatgcatcgCCCACAATTCACTGGGGGAAACACGGCGGTCTGTTAGAGTAGATGTTGAAG AAGCTGCAGGTATGGTGTCCATCAGTGTTGTGGGACACACAGGACCAGTGATTGAGGGCGTGTGGTATGAGCTCCGGTGTGACATTCAGAATGTCACTCCTGTTCACCTCCTCACTGTGACGTGGTACAAAGGATCCACTCTACTGATGTCTGAATCATTTAATCACATCAACCCTCTAATGATCAAGTCTACCACACACTGGATCCGTCCCACCTTATCTGATGATGGAGCTGATTACCGGTGTGTGGCGAAGCTCAGACAGGATCCAGCAGGATCTCAGTCCACATCTACTGTGATGTCAAATAGACTTATTCTTACAGTAAAGT GTAACTGTCCTGTTGTTCTTCAGCCTCCTGCCGTGGTGGTGGAATACGGAGACCCCGTCTCTGTGAACTGCTCCTATTCCCAAGACCACATTGGGTTAGGCTGGGAGGCGTCTCAGGGACCTGTAGACTTAACGAAAGATGTCCAGTTCATCACCTGGAGCATGCCCAGTCTCGTGCATTGGGACATACGGCCATTGTGCTACATTAACATAAATGAACAAGGACAGCAGGACAGGATGCATCTCCCAGTTATAATATATA AAACTCCAGACAGTGTGTCCATCAGCTTCATGAATCACACAGGCCCAGTGACGGAGGACAGACAGTACAAACTCCAGTGTGACATTCAGAATGTTGCCCCAGTTCAGCGCCTCACTGTGAAGTGGTACAAAGGACAAACTCTACTGACAGAAACGTTCTTTAATGACTCCACCAAGACTCCAGTGGACCAGTCTGCTACACTCCAGATTTCCCCCAGCAGAGATGATGATGGAGCTGAGTACTGGTGTGAGGCAGAGCTCAGACTGGGACCAGTAGGACCTCAGCCTCCTCCTACACTGAAATCAGATCCTCTCAAGTTTACAGTGTACT ACGCGCCAGAAATCGTGTCAGACATTGTGAATTTAGTGGTCGTATCGATATTGAGGGACTTGTCACTGACCTGCAGTGCTAACGGGAATCCGGAACCTGACGTGGAGTGGCGGTTTAAAAATCAAACTATAGCCGCTGGGAGGCGACATAGTACACTAAAGATTTCTCGAGTCACGTCTGCTCATGCTGGCCTGTATACTTGCACTGCTACGAACCCAATTCAGAGCCAGACATGGGAAGTCGTGGTGAAAGAAG ATTACAGTATCCTACATATATGCATATTAGTTATTTTGATTATAtgttttatatgtatatgtgtatttatcCTGTGGCTACGGAAGAAAAAACGAACTGGAAAATATGACATAAAGCGTAAGCATGAAGGTATTAAGATGCTGTTGATAAACAACTGA